The following coding sequences lie in one Streptomyces albofaciens JCM 4342 genomic window:
- a CDS encoding phosphonatase-like hydrolase, whose protein sequence is MHDIYAEDAPVSLVVLDMAGTTVADGGLVEQAFGAAAGRLGVVPGSAEHAEQLAYVRATMGESKISVFRHLYGDEERARRANAAFEEAYGELVDGGRIAPVPGAREAIEALRAAGRTVVLTTGFARVTQDAILDALGWRDLAALTLCPADAGGRGRPYPDLVLTALLRTGAADSVRQVAVAGDTSYDMLSGRRAGACVVAGVLTGAHDEAALRAAGATHVLGSVAELPALLDGPRPERPS, encoded by the coding sequence GTGCACGACATCTATGCGGAGGACGCGCCGGTCTCCCTCGTCGTCCTCGACATGGCGGGGACCACGGTCGCCGACGGCGGGCTGGTGGAGCAGGCGTTCGGCGCCGCCGCCGGGCGGCTCGGCGTCGTACCGGGCAGCGCCGAGCACGCCGAGCAGCTGGCGTACGTCCGCGCCACCATGGGCGAGTCCAAGATCTCCGTCTTCCGGCACCTGTACGGGGACGAGGAACGGGCCCGGCGCGCCAACGCCGCCTTCGAGGAGGCGTACGGGGAACTGGTCGACGGCGGGCGGATCGCGCCCGTGCCCGGCGCCCGGGAGGCCATCGAGGCCCTGCGGGCCGCGGGCCGCACGGTCGTGCTGACCACCGGCTTCGCCCGGGTCACCCAGGACGCGATCCTGGACGCGCTCGGCTGGCGGGACCTGGCGGCGCTGACCCTGTGCCCGGCCGACGCGGGCGGCCGCGGACGGCCGTACCCGGACCTGGTGCTGACGGCGCTGCTGCGGACCGGCGCGGCCGACTCCGTACGGCAGGTCGCGGTGGCCGGGGACACCTCGTACGACATGCTCTCCGGGCGCCGCGCGGGCGCCTGTGTCGTCGCCGGGGTGCTGACCGGCGCCCATGACGAGGCGGCGCTGCGCGCGGCGGGCGCCACCCACGTCCTCGGTTCGGTGGCCGAGCTGCCCGCCCTGCTCGACGGCCCGCGGCCGGAGCGGCCCTCATGA